Within bacterium, the genomic segment CAGACATGATGTTAATTGGGACGTTTGCGTCCATCCGCATTTCCCATTTGTTTGCCGCCCGCACTGGGCATCCTGGTAACAGGCGTATTGCTCCGTCCATTCGCACGTTGTAACAACATCCTCATCCGCGCATATCTGTCCGCTACAACCGGTCGGGAGGCATTCCTTCGGCGTGTCGGAAGAAACAGCCTTGGCGCTAAATTCCACCGGCATGCGAAGTTCATCGGCATTTTCGGAAAGCCCCGATGGATTATCCTTTTCGAAAATAAGCATTCCGCGCTCGGTCGGAACGGAATTAAAGGTCAATACCGCCTTGAATGGCACGAAATCTTGAGTCATCCATTCACCCTGAGCGGTTGCGATTGCGGTAGCGATTTTATTTCCCGATGCGTCAAACAAATGTATCGGGAAAGAGGCCTCAAAGAACCAATACCCTCTTGCTTCTCCGCTTATGGTCAGAGGGCTTTTGATTGAATCCCCGGGACGCGGTACCGATACACGGATAATGTCCTGTTTCTCAATTTCATTTCCAACATCTTCCACGAATTCGGAATTTGGCGCTTTGCATTTACGCGGATAGGATTCAAGCACCGGATAACCCGCTTTTACACACTCTTCAAAACTTCGAATAGGGACATATTTTTTGTTTTGAAACACCACAAGCGCAATGACAACCGATGCGAACAGGGCCAAACAAAGAAACAATGCAAGATTTTTTCTGGATATCATGCTAAAACTTTTTTATTCCCCTGTTATCTCAGGGCAAGTATGATAATAATATTTAAAGAAATAATGACTGTCCCGATTACTCCGGTGACAAGAGCGGCAAGCATTATTTTATTCCCGTACCATGGTTCCTTGTCCGTCATAACGATTGTATTGTAACACACGGGTGCGAGGACAAAAAATTTCCGCAATAAAGGGTATTAACCGCAGGGCAAGCCCTGCACCCATTTGGTGCTCGAAGACTCGCTCTCTCCCCGTCCCAGAGGGGCGGGGTATTAAACCCTTTGTTACGACTTCGACTCGGACGCTGTGTACAATCGGAATTGTCCACGCGCTCCTCGCTTGTCGTAATAATCTAAAAAACTTTTATTTGTATACCGCTTTTCGTTTTTACCTCCGAGCCTTCTGTCTCGATTTCAATTTCCGTTTCGCTTTCAATTTTTACTTCATCGTTGTGAGAATCATCGGAGCCGCGTACCCCACTCTCGCTGTCGGACTGAAACATATTTGAGAGAAGTCCGGATGCGGTTTTCGCGTTTGCGTATGAAATATTCCACAATCGCAAGGCACTTGTGTAATCGCCTTGCGCATACGCGACCTCCGCCTGAACCGAGGTGTTTTCCGCTTCGGCAATCAAATTTTGTGCTTTATCCGTAATACCGGTTATGCGCAAAACTTTCTCCGACAACTTTAATCGTGCTTCCGTAAGTGCGATATCGGCTTTTTCCTTCATTCGATCCGCCTCTTTTTGAAGATACGTGTTTACACGGGAGGAAGAAGAAACGGAAGATGTGGCAGTACTATTATTATCATCTTCCTCAGCGGGTATCGGAAGGATGGAAGGAAAAATTTGTAATTTATGTTTTTGTTCCGCTCTCAAGAGAATCTCAAGCCTGTACGCGAGGTTAAACGCATTTTGAAGTTCAGCAAACGCCTCTCTGTACTCTTTATTATTGAGAAAAGATTTTCCGGCGGATATCCCCTCGGTTACCGTGGCGAAATCGGCTTTTACCTGAGTCATAGTTGAAGTGGAAAGGGATGTTTCAAATTTTTGTATGATTTTTGACACATCGTGCGATTTTGATTCCGCCAATTTCAGCATTCTCAAAACAGAGGATTCTTTAACATCCGCTGCTTTTACTGCTTCTTTTGAACCATCCGATGAATCATCCGGGCTGGAAGATAACGCAAGAGAGTCTTCGTTTATTTTTACAGCCACCCGAAGATTGACCGAAGCAGCCGCGGGAACAGCGTTGACGGTTTCCCTATTCTCCCTTACAACAGCAAGCATCCTCCCCGTTGAGTCATTTTCATCATCGCTGTTGCGCAACGACAAGCGGGTGAGAATTTCCTCATGGGCCTCTAGCGATGTTTCAAAGCGTGAAGTGACCTCACTCGCTCGTTCGGGGTCCCGTTCCTCAAATTCTTTTACCCTCTCAGCGACTTTTTGAGCGTGTTTTTCAAATTGTTCCGCAATTTTTTGCTCATTTGCCGCGCTTAGTTTCCCTTCCGCAGAAAGCGATGCCGCCTCAACAAGGCGCCGTTCGGCTCGCTCACTTTCCCATTGTGCTTTCGCTTCGGAAGAAAAAGTGAGAGTTTGTTTTATTTCTTCGTTCACAGATACTTTGACCGGGTACAGCAAATCTCCGGGCAGAGAACCTTCGGCGGCAAAGGACACACCGCCCCCGACAACAAGCGCGAGAATGAGTGCGATGGGCATGGGATTTCTGAGCAAGAGAAAGAAAAAACTATTTGGCCACCGGTTTTCGGGACGCAAAAGATTTTCTTTTTTTACAGGTGCGGTACGTATGGAATGTTCAAGAACCGCCTTCATATGTCCTTTTTCCTGAGACGTCATGCGGATTGTTTGTCCTATCGTATGAAGTTGTTTTTCGAAATTGTTCATAATTGTATCGCGTTGCGTAATTTGAAAAGCCCTCTGTGGATGCGGACTGAAACGACATTTTCATTTTCTCCGATAAGTTCGGCAATTTCCCTTGGCGAGAAACCGTCCATGTACCTCATCGTCACGACTTCCCGATACTTTTCAGGAAGCGTCTTGAGTGCCTTTAGGAGCCGTATCCCGTCAAAGCGAATTTCCGCCTGTTCCATTTCTCCCGTACTGTGTAAATCGGGGATGTCCCCTTCGGAAGCGTCTTCCCGCTCAAGAAATTCATCGAGGGATGTCGTTTTCTTTTTTCGGTATTCGTCGATAATCAAATTGTTTAACACTCGATAAAGAAAAGGTTTGAAATCATCGATGGTTTTCCCCTGGGCGACGTAATTCCACGTCTTTGTGAACGACTCTTGGACAAGTTCAAGCGAACGTTCCCTGTCGCCAATACGAAAGAAGCAATGCCTGAAAAGAGCATCGGAATAGTCCTCAAACGCCTGAGTAAATCGTCCCGTAACGTCCATTCTTTTGTTTCTTAGTATATAAGACGAAAAGATGTCATTTCCCTTTCACAATCAATGTACCATGATATGCATGTTCTTTTCCAGAAATGATAGGATAAAGCCAATGAAAAAAGTGGCTATTTTTGATGTCGATGGGACCGTGTTCCGTTCAAGTCTTCTGATTGAATTAACCGAACGACTGATTGAGAAAGGACTGTTCCCTTCCGCTGCCCGGAGAGAATATCAATACGAATACAAAAAATGGCATGACCGTGAAGGCAGTTACGAAGAATATATCGATAACGTCATAAAGGCGTTCATGAAATATGTACGCGGTGTGTCATATAAAGATTTTCTTGAAGCCGGGGATGAGGTGTTTGAACAGCAAAAAAACAGGACCTACCGATACACACGCGATCTTATAAAAAAATTAAAAAAGGAGAAATATTACCTTCTTGCCATTTCCCAGTCTCCCAAAGGAATCCTTGATAAGTTCTGCGCTCATATGGGATTTGATAAAATATATGGAAGAATCTATGAGCTTGGACCCGAGGATAAGTTCACAGGAAATATCGTCGACCTTCACCTTATTTCAAACAAGGCAAACATAGTAAAGCGGGCGATTGAAAAAGAAAATTTGACGCTTGAAGGATCGGTTGCCGTCGGGGATACGGAGGGAGACGTTTCAATGCTTGAGATGGTTGGACAACCTATTTGTTTCAATCCGAATATGAAACTCTACAGAGAAGCGAAACGCAACGGATGGAAAATTGTTGTTGAACGGAAAGACGTGATTTATGAAATCAATTAAAAAAGCCCGTTTCGTTAAGAAACAGGCTTTTGGGAAACAGAGCATTTTTTAAAACTGTTCAAACTTATTATTGTTAAGAGAACATCTGTAACTAAAAGCGCCGCTAACAATAAAGCAAGGCAGGAGACTGTCCACTCGTTTATCTCTGGTTTCATCCACATTAACAGAAGAGAGAGAATTGTTACCCGAGAAAGAAAGAACCCACCGAGAAGAAATATTAACGCTATCCAACCAAAGTTTAATTCCATCATAGAATTCCTCCTTTTTTTGAATAGTCTTCTATAAAATGTTTTTATAAGAACAATCTTTAACCTGTTGTCATTATACCACAATATATGGCATAAAGTCAATATCTATTATACCTATATTTTAAGCCTTAATTTAAGGAAATATAGTTTTTAAGTACTCTTATTTTATCTTTACTCGGAGACCGGGTAACACGTTTGGCATACCCCAAGGTCTTGCAGTTTTTCCAGGTATGCAATGACGGTAAGTACGAACTCCGCGTGGCTCCATGTCAGGGGCCTGACCGAAAGCGGAGAGCCGTTATATGGATGCAGTTGTTCGGATAATAAGCCCGAGGTAAGAGCGTTTTTTAATGTCCACAAAAGCGTCTCCTTTGCCCCATCAAGGTCTTCCTGGCTTTCAGCCCGGGCGATATCGTATTGTGCAAACCATAATGTGGTAATAAACCACGCATTGCCCGGCAGTCCGGACCCGACACCGTAATATACATCCCCTTCGTAGCGGGCATATCCACCTATATCCGTGTGAACACGCAACCTCTCACGAGAAATCATCATGGCTTTAAGAAGCCGTTCGTCATATGGAGACAAAACCCCGAATCTAAAAATTCCATACGCACTCGAAGCATCTATCGTCTTGTCGTAAATAATACTTCCCCGCGGAGGTACCGTAAGCATCCGGCTGAACGTGCCTTCTTTTTCGTTGTAGAGATATTTTATTATTGCCGCCTGAATTTCGTCCGCCGCCCGGTGATATTTTTTCGATTCGTTTTGCTTTCCCAAAAGAAATGCGAACTTCCCCGCCGCAATCAGTCCTCCGTACACCGCAGCGGCGGTAAAACAGGAGATGCCGTTACGTTCCTCCCACAAATCGTAACTTGGTCCCGGAAGACCGGTTTTTTTATCCCTGTATTCGACAAGAAAATCCCCCGCCCGTTTTATAAAGGAATTGTAAATACTTTCAATAAATTCGAGATTTCTCGTCACCGCGTAATGGTCCCAAAGCGTATAGAGAGATGTTGCCGTTTCGTCCTCTTGGATGGCAAGTTGTGAGACTCCGTTTCGTATCCACGGATGCCACGAACTTCCCAACGACCTGTCCGAATTATATTTGTGCAGGAGAAAACCTTCGTCGGTAAGCACTTCGTTGCAGAAAGAATAAAAGCGCGTGCTTAAATCAAAGTATCCCGCTTTGTCAAAAGCAAGGGCGGCAAACGCCGCGTCGCGCGGCCACATATAACTGTATGTGTCGCGGCCATGCTGCAGAATGGATGAGTCTCCCGAAGCGATGAGAGCTCCTCGGTTGTCCGCGTGAGTTCGCATGATAAGAAGCGATTTTTTGAACAGGTCTCCAACGCCTTCATCAAGGCCGTAGAAAACAAAACGGCGCTTGTTTACCCACGCTTTCCAAAAATCTCCCGTACTTTTCAAAAGATGGGGCGGGGTTTTTTTAAGAACGTATGAATTCAAAAGTCTCGCTTCACGCAAAGTATGAGAAGCGATAATCCAGTAGTACACTTCTCCTACTTCCTCGGCTTCAAGAGGCACCGTAAAACCCACGGTTGAATCCACTGACCCGTGTTCAATGGCGTTTTTTGAAAGTAGTCCGTCTTCGGCGTCTTTCCATGTTCCCTCTTTTCCTTCTATTTGAGAAAGGCCGACGCTGTAATCGTCGAAAGAACCTTCGTGTAAACCGAGGCCTGCAATAAAGAAAAGTCTTCTTCCTTTGTAATGAACAATTGCGTTATCCTCCGGCTGATAGTAGGCGGTGTTGCCATAACTGGAATGGGAAATTTGGAACTCTTGATTGATAAATACTTTTATTACCCGGGAAGAAGGGTGGCGGTTTTGAACGGTGATTTTCCGAAGAAAAATATTTGATTCGTTATAGACCGTATCATTAAAAAAAAGTGAAACTTTCAGGCGGTCATTGACGGCGCGAATTTCCGAAACCATTGTTTCCTTCTTGTAATCAACCGTTACATTCCAATCATCGCTTGCAAGCCACGAGAAATCGCCGTCAACCCACACGCCAATACGGTGAACAACCCCGCTTGGAGAGTGGTTGGACATACCTACATAAGGAAAATAAAAATCACGTACTTGTCCCCTGCTATCGAGAAAAACAAGTATGTTACCGTTTCCCAAAACTAGTGATCTTGCCATAATGCAAACCTATATTGAGAAATTATTTGCAGTTGTCGCAAACCGAGAGCGCCTTTATCGCCCCCGCTTTCGTTTTTGCCTTTCGCAGAGCAGTAGCGCAGTGGGAGCAACCCAGAACATTCTCAACCCAGTTTGCAAAGTCGTTGCTTCCGTTGCCCGTGTGATGAGCGAATTGCTCCTTTTTCATTCCCTGAAATGCCTTTTTGAGTTCCTCGACATTTTTGATAACGGGACCGTTATTGACCCAAAAGCACGCTTCTCCCTGCGCCTCGTTGTGACAGGTACACATCGCGGCGAACTTTTTTGTTTTTGTCTTTGTAGTACGCATATTAATTTCTAAATGTAATTATATCAGTGAGTTAATAATTTTTGTAATGTCCTCTTCACACGAAACCAAACGGGCGGAAGCGGCGCCGATTCGATTCGTTTTCTTAAATCATGAAGGACGTTCATATAGGCGATAAACGCTTCGTAAGGAGATTCGTAAGGATTAAAGTATGCATGTACATCACCGTCGGAAAACCACTTGGTACACATATAGTAGAAATGGTCCGATGTTTGCAGTTTCCGCCAATCCTCAACAAGTTTCTCGTCTCCCGTCTCAAGTACCATATCTTCAAGAGCATATATCGAACGGAGAGCGTCATGCTGAATCGGATTTGAGCGCCAGGCGGAGAGGTCCCGCTCTATGTCGGCCCATGAAACGTAATTCGGCACATCCAATTCCCCTACCGGACGCAATAGTTCAAGCGCTTCCCGGGGAGTCACAAAGTGGTTGTCCGAACGTTTGAGCATTTCTTTCGGTAAATGGCGCATAAATTCAAAAATGCCCGTGTCTTCCCACTGGTGCTCGCCAAACGTCTCGTAATCCATGAACAGGTTGATTATTTCCCCGTTGCCATGGTGAGCCTCTACCCATTTCACAAACTTGGGTGCGGTAAGAGGATAGTCTTCCCACCATTTCGCGCCAAAACGAAAAGCAATATCGTCGGAAAGTTTATAGTTTTTCAAAAGAAGCGTGAGCGGAGCGTCTTTGGCTTTGTATAGGAAATTCGGACTTCTCCACCCGAGAATATGGTCGGCGCCTTCGGCGAGCATTCCCTTGTATCCGAGCCGTGCGATTTCTTTTCCGATGTCATTGCTGTAGATAAGCTCGGTGTTCCGGAAAACCGTCGGAGTATAACCGAACAATGATTTTATTTTTTCTCTGTGTTTTTCTATCTGTTTTCTGAATTCGGCCGGGGAATGTAAAAATGCGAGCGAGTGGTAGTACGTTTCGCTTAAAATTTCCACTCTCCCCGTTTCGACGAGTTTTCTAAACGACTCAAGCACATGCGGAGCAAATTGTTCGAATTGTTCAAGTACGACTCCGGAAAATGAAAAACTTACCTTAAACTCCGGATGTTTTTGCAACAAATGAAGAAGAAGGGCGTTTGCGGGAAGATAGGATTTTTCCGCCACCTTGAGAAGTATTTTTCTGTTATTGAGGTCGGACTGCCCGTTGTCGTTGAAATAATTGTGGTCTGTACCGACGTCAAAAATTCTGTATCGTTTTACCCGATGAGGCTGGTGAACTTGAAAATAAAAACAGATATTAAGCATTGTATATGGAGAGACCAAACACTTTCTTGTATATCATCATACACTTTTCGGCAGCCTGCTTCCATGTATGTTTGATGATTTCCTGGAAACCATTTTCGGAAAGACACGACTTGAGAGATTCATGGGTGAGTACGCATACGATTTTGTTTGCCATTTCATCGACGTCCCAAAAATCAACTTTGAGCGCGTGTTTGAGTACTTCCGAAACTCCCGACTGACGAGAAATAATGACGGGGGTACCACTTGCTATAGCCTCAAGAGGAGTGATGCCGAAAGGTTCCGAAACGGAGGGCATGAGGTAAAGGTCTGCCGCTTTGTACGCCTGTACAAGCTCGTCATTTCGCAAAAATCCCGCAAACAAGACCTTGTCGCTGATACCCAAAAACGCGGCCTGGTTCATGATTTGGCCTTCCATATCCCCCGACCCGGAAATGATAAACGTTACCTTTGGATAATATTCGAGAACCTTTTTTGCGGCGGCAACGAAATAATCCGGACCTTTTTGTATGGTGATGCGTCCGACAAATAAAACAATTTTATTCCCCGATTCTTTAAGTTTCGCAATTCGGTTTTCCTCGCCTACGTGCTGGGAAAGGTATTCATCAATATCGATACCGTTGTGAACTACCTCGACTTTTTCTTCGGGTACGCCGTATCGTTTGACGATGATATCCTTCGTGTAGTTGGACACTGCAATAACGCGGTCGGCGGCGTGCATTCCCTCCCTTTCCACGTCGTAGACAAACTGATTGACGGACCGGCCGCCGGTCCTGTCAAATTCCGTCGCGTGCACGTGAACGATAAGCGGTTTCCCCGATACTTTTTTCGCTTCCATACCGGCGAGAAACGACAACCAGTCATGGGCGTGGATAACATCAAATTGTTCTTTGCGGGCGATTTCGCGTGCGCGTATTGCGTACCGTCTTACTTCCTCAAATAGCGTGTCGCCGTAAAACGCATTATCAATAAATGCCCGTTCTTTTTTATAGCTGTCGGGATTCGTGTATGGAGAAAGTAGAGACGGGATATTATGGAATACGATATCCGGAGTTTCCACGTCACCGAATATAATGCGCGCGAATCGGGATGTTGTATCTTTAAGCCGTTTCGGTAGAACAAATGTCACCTTGCTCCCCGATTGAGCCAACGCTTTGGAAAGACCGTAACAGGCAACACCCAAACCTCCACTATTGTGAGGTGGGAACTCCCAACCAAACATTAAAATTCGCACTGGTGCATGCATTCTGTTTATTCGTTTAGTAAAAGAAAACTTTCCCAACAAAAGAAAAAACGTTCCGGGTCTTTTCCCTAAACTTCTTGCTGATAATTATACAATAAGGCCGTACTTTATTATCTGTGCACAATGTTTCTGTTATACTTAAGGGGTAAAACTTCCATGGACAAATTTGAGACACATGTCGATGAGCACGGAATCGTAAACATGGCCATTAAAGGACGCGTGAGAAGGGAGGTATGGGATCAGTTCAAAAAATGGATTGAGGACACGCAAAAGATAATCAAGGAGGAATACGACAAAACCGGCAAGAAAGTTAGAGCCACCGTCGACCTTACCGACACGTCAAGCCAATATGACAGCGACACGATAGCGGCGCTTGCCTCTTTTACGAAAGCAAACGAGCCGTATATGGAAAAAACGGCGACCTTCGGAGCAAACACAATGATAAAATTCGCGGAAGACCTTGTTATCACGATTTCCGGCAGAAAAAATATCAAGGCATTCGCCACCAAAGACGAAGCCACCAAGTGGCTTCTATCGGAAAAATAGACCGCTGCATTCTGCAGCGGTCTATTTTTTTTGTTCCAAATCCAGACAGACGGAGTTGATGCAATATCGTTCACCCGTATCGGTCGGACCGTCGTCAAACACATGCCCAAGGTGAGAGTTGCATTTGGCGCATAGAATTTCGGTGCGGACCATTCCCTGAGTTTCGTCAGTCTCGCGTTTTATCGCGCCGGGCAGAGCTTTGTCGAAACTTGGCCATCCGGTTCCTGAATCAAACTTTGCATCGGAAGAAAACAGTGCGTTGCCGCACGCGGCGCAACGGAATATCCCGTCTTCTTTGGAATACATGTATTTACCCGTAAAGGGCATCTCGGTTCCCTTCTCCCGCAAGATTTTATATTGGTCTGGGGACAGTTTCTCCTTCCAGTCGTCTTCCGTTTTGGGTATACCGTTTTTCATAGTAGTTATCATATCACCAAAATCCCGCCTCTTGGCGGGATTTTGATTTTTTGACCGATAAAAAAATTATCTTCCTGTCGGCAGACCGCTTTGGGCATCACGCATCATCGTACTCATGTCAGTGAATGTAACTCCGCTTGGCAATGAAAACGTATTTGCATCTGCCGTCCACGGCTCGCACGCATAGCCCAGTTGTTGATTGTAATCGACAGACTGCTGTCCTTGGGTGCCCGATGTATCCGAAACCGCGGCTGACTCCTGTGCGCTTACCGGCATTTTGAAACCCTGATTTGTCGCTGAAGTCCATACATAGCTGTATTCCCCGTCGGCAATCATATGACTTTGAACGGTCATACCGGAGGCCATGCTTTGAAAATCTCCTCGGAGCTTTCCGTTTGCGACATACACAACCCCGGAAGATTGAGACACGTCATTTGATTCATCTACCGTGCATTTTTGGGAAATGTTTGCGGCAATGAGGTCTTTCATGGACATCTTTCCTGTCGCTTTTCCTGACGCTTGTTCGCGCACCTCTGCCGCATCTTGAAGCGTCGGTTGTGAAATCATATACGTTCCGATACCGCCGATAACCACTATTCCACCAACAAGATACATGAGGGCTGTTTTACTCATAGCGATTTAAAATATAAAAAACTTAAAAAAATAACTTGGTGCGTCCGAAATTAAAATATCGTCATGTAACCGTAAATACCGATAATCACCGAAAGAAGGATGAGAAGTCCTCTTACGTTTACTTTTTCCTTTGAGTGTTTAAAAAACCACATAGGGAGAAAAATTATTGATAATTAAGTTTATTATAGCACCTATTCCCTTCCTTTCAATTCGAGGTTCCGGGGGATTTTAAGATAATTCTTTTTTTGAGATTCGGTCATCCGTTCTACCGCGTAACGCAGGGCTGTTCTGGGCATTTGGGAAGCGTGTAGGTTCAGAAATTTTTTTTCCGACACAAGGTCTCTTTTCCCGACCTCCCGCAACATCCAACCGACGGCTTTATGGATAAGGTCATGCGTATCGCCCAAAAGCATCCGCGCAATTAAAAGCGTTTCTTCAAATCGGTTATTTTTTATGAAATAAAACGTTGAAACGATCGCGATACGCCGCTCCCACATGTTTTTTGAACGCGCCAGTTTTTGCAAAATTTTTTTTGGTTTACCAGATATATATGCTCCGACAATTTTCTCTGCCGACAAATCGACTAAATCCCAGTTATTAATATGCTTCGTTGAAGAAAGATAGAAATCGTAAATTTTCTTTTTTTCGCTCTTGCCGCCATTTTTAAAATTTTCCACAAGAATAAGAAGAGCGATGAGCCGTTCCTCATGGATTTTAGATGAAAGAAGTTTTTTTATTTCGGGGAAAGAAAGGTGGGCGTATTTTTTAGCGAGAGCCCGCGATACCGGTACGGTTATCCCAAGAAATACGTCCCCTTCTCCATATTCGCCCGGTCCCGTTTTAAAAAAGCCCTGTAAAATTTTTGCTTTCGCGGGATTTTTGAGCTTACGGAGTTCGGCTTTCAATTTATCCATCGCTTCTTCCAAGAACAATCATTATCTCCCTTTTCATCGCGACAAACGAGTATGCCCAGAGAAACGGAAGCCAGAGAGGCATGAGACCAAATAAGCTGTTGCGGGTAAACGTTTCAACTCCCGTGAAAACAAAAATCGTTTCCGCAATTGTCATAAGGCAGAATCCGAGCACAAGCATTAAAGCGTCTTTTTGTTCTTTTTTGATTCGCAAAAACAGGTCAATGAGCCCGATGTACATGAGCGTCAAAAGATAATCGTTTGGCACGACGGGAATAAACCATATCATCAGAAGCACCGGGAAGGCTTCAATAAGCATTTGTGAGAACTTTTGCATATTACTTATCTAAAAAAGCTTTTATCTTTTTCCAGAACAAGCGTGTGCGTACTTCCGAAAGCGAAAGATGTCCTCCCTTCCCCTTAAGCCACAACGCGCAGCCGTTTATTTTTGAAAATTCTTTTGACAAATGGGCATACGTCACTTCGTCATCCTTTGCATGGATAATAAAAATCTTTCTTGAGTTGAGTGTTTTTGCCTTTGCAATGGGATTAAAAAAACTTCCGTTGCCGAGTTTCCGCCAGTCCTTCTTTGAAAAACGGTATCCTTCGCCGTACGCATTGTTAAGAAATTTCTCGAGCCACGGAAGCGGTTCGGTATCGCTTTTTACCCGCCAGTCGATAACCGGCGACAGAGCAACGACTTTTTTTATATGTGTATCTTGTGAAGCAAGGATAGCGGCCGCACCCCCGAAACTTGAACCAATGACATAGATTGCCGGATTTTTGACCGAATACTTTTTACCACTCCAAAATTCGGTAAATTCCTTTGATATTCCTTTCACGACATCCGAAACGTCTTTATGCGGAGAAAGTTTGAGAAACTCCCCTCCGCTTTCCCATGTTCCCCTGTACCTTGGAAAGAAAACCCAATATCCTTTTTCGGAAAGAAAATTCATAACGGCAGACTTTGAAGGAGAGCCCGGCAACCCCCCGCACAGGATAATCGCTTTTTTTGAAGGACGAACCGGAGGAAGAAACTCGGAAACGATATCTTTCCCGAATCGGGTTCGCAAAAGAAACTTGTGTTTCGCCATACGGCCATCATAGCACCGTAAAAAGAGTGCTACAATAATTTTATGTCTTGGGTTACGCTTGCTCTCCTTTCCGCAGGATTTGCGGCCCTTGTCGCCATTTTCGGGAAAATGGGTTTGCAAGGAATAGACACGACGCTTGCCACCACCCTTCGCGCGGTTATTATGGCGGTTTTTCTCGTTGGCGTTTCACTCGCTCTTGGAAAATTTGAGGCTGTGCCCGATTTCGGGAAAAAAGCGGGGCTTATGATTGTCCTTTCCGGTCTTGCCGGAGCGCTTTCATGGCTTTTTTATTTTTCCGCGCTCAAAGCGGGTCCCGCTTCGGCGGTAGCCGCGATTGACCGATTGAGTGTCGTCTTTGTATTTATACTCGCGCTTATTTTTCTCGGAGAGACATTTACGTGGAAATCAGCACTTGGTGCACTCTTTGTCGCTTTAGGTGCGATATTGATGACGATAAAATAAAACAAGGCCAATCTACCTAGATTGGCCTTGTAAGGCAAGCAACTCATCAAATGATGGAGGCTGCAAGGAGTTGATTCTTTTCACTGAATCAAACAACTCATCACCGATTTGATGGGAATGATAAAACTCGTAATCTCTGATGCAGGAATCTTTCCTCATTTTCGACATTGCGTCTGGAAATTTCCTTCCCTCTTTCGGGCTAGAGGATTCCCTTTGCAGAAACCACTCTAAGCATGTGTTTTTGGGAGTTATAAAGTACCATGCGTCTATTCTTTCCACATTCATAGAACGAAGTTTTTCAATAATTGCCTTTCGTTCATGCAAGTACCCGTTCCATGTGTCC encodes:
- a CDS encoding glycosyltransferase family 4 protein, with amino-acid sequence MHAPVRILMFGWEFPPHNSGGLGVACYGLSKALAQSGSKVTFVLPKRLKDTTSRFARIIFGDVETPDIVFHNIPSLLSPYTNPDSYKKERAFIDNAFYGDTLFEEVRRYAIRAREIARKEQFDVIHAHDWLSFLAGMEAKKVSGKPLIVHVHATEFDRTGGRSVNQFVYDVEREGMHAADRVIAVSNYTKDIIVKRYGVPEEKVEVVHNGIDIDEYLSQHVGEENRIAKLKESGNKIVLFVGRITIQKGPDYFVAAAKKVLEYYPKVTFIISGSGDMEGQIMNQAAFLGISDKVLFAGFLRNDELVQAYKAADLYLMPSVSEPFGITPLEAIASGTPVIISRQSGVSEVLKHALKVDFWDVDEMANKIVCVLTHESLKSCLSENGFQEIIKHTWKQAAEKCMMIYKKVFGLSIYNA
- a CDS encoding STAS/SEC14 domain-containing protein, with the translated sequence MDKFETHVDEHGIVNMAIKGRVRREVWDQFKKWIEDTQKIIKEEYDKTGKKVRATVDLTDTSSQYDSDTIAALASFTKANEPYMEKTATFGANTMIKFAEDLVITISGRKNIKAFATKDEATKWLLSEK
- the msrB gene encoding peptide-methionine (R)-S-oxide reductase MsrB; translated protein: MKNGIPKTEDDWKEKLSPDQYKILREKGTEMPFTGKYMYSKEDGIFRCAACGNALFSSDAKFDSGTGWPSFDKALPGAIKRETDETQGMVRTEILCAKCNSHLGHVFDDGPTDTGERYCINSVCLDLEQKK
- a CDS encoding DNA alkylation repair protein: MDKLKAELRKLKNPAKAKILQGFFKTGPGEYGEGDVFLGITVPVSRALAKKYAHLSFPEIKKLLSSKIHEERLIALLILVENFKNGGKSEKKKIYDFYLSSTKHINNWDLVDLSAEKIVGAYISGKPKKILQKLARSKNMWERRIAIVSTFYFIKNNRFEETLLIARMLLGDTHDLIHKAVGWMLREVGKRDLVSEKKFLNLHASQMPRTALRYAVERMTESQKKNYLKIPRNLELKGRE
- a CDS encoding DUF2878 family protein, translating into MQKFSQMLIEAFPVLLMIWFIPVVPNDYLLTLMYIGLIDLFLRIKKEQKDALMLVLGFCLMTIAETIFVFTGVETFTRNSLFGLMPLWLPFLWAYSFVAMKREIMIVLGRSDG
- a CDS encoding prolyl oligopeptidase family serine peptidase, whose protein sequence is MAKHKFLLRTRFGKDIVSEFLPPVRPSKKAIILCGGLPGSPSKSAVMNFLSEKGYWVFFPRYRGTWESGGEFLKLSPHKDVSDVVKGISKEFTEFWSGKKYSVKNPAIYVIGSSFGGAAAILASQDTHIKKVVALSPVIDWRVKSDTEPLPWLEKFLNNAYGEGYRFSKKDWRKLGNGSFFNPIAKAKTLNSRKIFIIHAKDDEVTYAHLSKEFSKINGCALWLKGKGGHLSLSEVRTRLFWKKIKAFLDK
- a CDS encoding EamA family transporter, encoding MSWVTLALLSAGFAALVAIFGKMGLQGIDTTLATTLRAVIMAVFLVGVSLALGKFEAVPDFGKKAGLMIVLSGLAGALSWLFYFSALKAGPASAVAAIDRLSVVFVFILALIFLGETFTWKSALGALFVALGAILMTIK
- a CDS encoding AAA family ATPase, whose translation is MRAFARVGVERRCHLKRVILTIGPQCAGKSTLCEKCLLVNPEIILVSRDKILMELFGSVWLDPYTGGHFYGMKVMWERVKKHLEQEDVTLILDTWNGYLHERKAIIEKLRSMNVERIDAWYFITPKNTCLEWFLQRESSSPKEGRKFPDAMSKMRKDSCIRDYEFYHSHQIGDELFDSVKRINSLQPPSFDELLALQGQSR